A region of Paenibacillus thiaminolyticus DNA encodes the following proteins:
- a CDS encoding helix-turn-helix transcriptional regulator, whose product MTIANRTARPFAPILHAISTTHYWKGHGALSIKTFRNGRAFYEAGQGHFSVDENSYLVLNQGQEYAITIEAEQPVESFCVFFPDSVAEAVLHDLTVSDKQLLDDPFSPKRGTIEFVQKTYPHDQWVAPALRRLRSEYASRQGEPMWLEDKLHGLAQALLQVHLQVRRDISKLPARKSATRSELYKRVHIGHDYMSAYYDRPITLTDIARAACLSPNHFLRSYKQLFARSPHQYIMEKRLQTAKQLLLHTEKSVTEICLEVGFHSPGSFSSLFSRRFGIPPSRLRIKR is encoded by the coding sequence CATTATTGGAAGGGGCATGGCGCCTTGTCCATTAAGACGTTCCGGAACGGTCGCGCTTTTTACGAGGCGGGCCAGGGCCATTTTTCCGTGGACGAGAACAGCTATCTTGTGCTCAATCAAGGCCAGGAATATGCCATCACGATAGAAGCCGAACAGCCGGTTGAATCCTTTTGCGTCTTTTTCCCCGATTCTGTGGCAGAAGCGGTCTTGCATGATCTGACGGTGTCGGACAAGCAACTGCTGGACGACCCCTTCTCGCCGAAGCGTGGGACCATCGAGTTCGTGCAGAAAACATACCCGCATGATCAATGGGTCGCTCCCGCTCTTCGGAGGTTGCGGTCCGAGTATGCCTCCAGACAAGGCGAACCGATGTGGCTGGAGGATAAGCTGCATGGGCTGGCACAGGCGCTCCTGCAGGTTCACCTTCAAGTCCGGCGGGACATATCGAAGCTTCCGGCTCGGAAATCAGCGACGCGCTCAGAGTTGTACAAGCGGGTCCATATAGGCCATGACTATATGTCAGCCTATTACGATCGCCCGATTACCTTGACCGACATCGCAAGGGCAGCGTGCCTGTCGCCCAACCATTTTCTCCGGAGCTACAAGCAACTGTTCGCCAGATCTCCCCATCAATATATTATGGAAAAAAGGCTTCAAACAGCGAAGCAGCTGTTACTTCACACCGAGAAGTCCGTAACCGAGATTTGCCTGGAGGTCGGATTTCACAGTCCCGGTTCGTTCAGCAGCCTGTTCTCCAGGCGGTTCGGCATTCCTCCATCCCGGCTGCGGATAAAAAGGTGA
- a CDS encoding ankyrin repeat domain-containing protein yields MIEEVCQAAQSGDASRLSVLLEANPQLANEENVDGLLPLGIAAHCGRTEAVRTLLDSGADVNAISRSAISIIPSNTALHAAIAGARDREVIQLLLDRGANPALLDSNGHTCLHVAALHGDGIEVIRLLLDHGADVNARVEGGDTALSLALAQGHQHQPRSCAGTGPESRRDAGSAYSFQRGEDRTAIQPLSCLVFI; encoded by the coding sequence GTGATCGAAGAGGTATGTCAAGCGGCGCAGTCCGGCGACGCTTCGCGGCTGTCCGTCCTGCTGGAAGCGAATCCGCAGCTCGCCAATGAAGAGAATGTCGACGGACTTCTTCCATTGGGAATTGCCGCCCATTGCGGCCGCACCGAAGCGGTCCGGACGCTATTGGACTCGGGTGCCGACGTCAATGCCATATCCCGCTCCGCCATCTCCATCATCCCGTCCAACACTGCATTGCATGCCGCGATTGCAGGAGCCCGGGACCGGGAGGTCATCCAATTGCTTCTGGATCGCGGCGCGAACCCCGCTTTGCTCGACAGCAACGGTCATACTTGTCTGCATGTGGCGGCTCTGCACGGCGACGGCATAGAAGTGATTCGTCTGCTGCTGGACCACGGAGCCGACGTCAACGCCCGAGTAGAGGGCGGCGACACCGCCTTGTCGCTTGCCCTGGCGCAAGGGCATCAGCATCAGCCCCGTTCCTGCGCCGGAACGGGGCCAGAGAGTAGGCGAGACGCAGGCTCTGCCTATAGCTTCCAGCGAGGCGAGGACAGGACAGCGATTCAGCCGCTGTCCTGTCTCGTATTTATTTAA
- a CDS encoding RidA family protein — protein MVKRIPTPFSYSSAVAAGDYVFIGLHRGFGDTFTQQIHDTFAHLTKTLQQCNASLDHVVKVNVYLKNIKDLPEMEKVFFDYFEADACPARMTSTTEFIDSDCLLMMDGVAYHPSSH, from the coding sequence ATGGTGAAGCGAATTCCGACTCCATTTAGTTATTCATCGGCAGTAGCAGCAGGGGATTATGTATTTATCGGTTTGCATCGGGGCTTCGGCGATACTTTTACGCAACAAATTCACGATACATTCGCACATCTGACAAAGACGCTCCAACAATGTAATGCCTCGTTAGATCACGTTGTAAAAGTAAATGTATATCTCAAGAACATAAAGGATTTACCCGAGATGGAAAAGGTGTTCTTTGATTATTTTGAAGCGGATGCGTGTCCTGCAAGGATGACCTCGACAACCGAGTTCATCGATTCGGATTGCCTGCTCATGATGGATGGAGTAGCCTATCATCCGAGTTCTCATTAA
- a CDS encoding aminoglycoside 3'-phosphotransferase, with protein sequence MKRTEIAFDIGTVPGAMRPYLEQATIYDSSCSEAAKTLFVEGAEHAFLKICAGGSLERECRMTRFMHGLGLAPDVIVYESDGERDYLLTEAVEGQDGAEAVHLEQPDRLAAVFGESLRMLHSLPVGGCPYRHRTAEMLEEAIGKGIDSGLVYRLENFTSDDVLIHGDYCLPNVILDRFSFRSFIDVGNGGVGDRHFDLYWGLWTLRYNLKTDRYHERFLDAYGRQDVDADRLADFTSFIEHSA encoded by the coding sequence ATGAAGAGAACGGAAATAGCTTTTGATATCGGAACGGTGCCGGGTGCCATGCGGCCGTATCTTGAACAGGCAACTATTTATGACAGCAGCTGTTCGGAAGCGGCGAAGACCTTGTTCGTAGAGGGGGCGGAGCACGCGTTCCTTAAAATATGCGCCGGCGGCAGTCTGGAACGGGAATGCCGGATGACGCGGTTCATGCACGGTCTTGGCCTCGCGCCAGACGTCATTGTGTATGAATCGGACGGGGAGCGGGATTATTTGTTGACCGAGGCCGTGGAAGGGCAGGATGGCGCCGAGGCCGTGCATCTTGAACAGCCGGACAGATTGGCGGCTGTCTTCGGTGAATCGCTGCGGATGCTGCATTCGCTTCCGGTAGGCGGCTGTCCTTATCGGCACCGGACGGCAGAGATGCTGGAGGAAGCGATCGGCAAGGGGATCGATTCCGGACTTGTGTATCGCTTGGAGAATTTCACCAGCGATGATGTCTTGATTCACGGGGATTATTGCCTGCCGAATGTGATTCTGGATCGCTTCTCATTTCGATCGTTTATCGATGTGGGAAATGGCGGAGTCGGCGACAGACATTTCGATCTGTATTGGGGATTGTGGACGCTTCGCTATAATCTGAAGACAGACCGGTATCATGAGCGGTTTCTTGACGCGTATGGAAGACAGGATGTTGATGCGGATCGTCTGGCGGATTTCACGAGTTTCATAGAGCACTCAGCGTAA
- a CDS encoding methyltransferase domain-containing protein produces MSQAEVKLDLSRIVFIGRTFEEYVKMFDLSAEQMAEKRILDCPSGACSFTAVASRQGVDVTAADIAYYYAAEELERKGLQDIEHAMEHMEKAQANYIWDEYQSVAGLKRTRMQALRDCAADMKQAPERYVPAVLPELPFPDEAFDITLSAHFLFMYADRLDYDFHMRTIRELMRVTREEIRIFPLADLSNRKYEHAGPLLEYIDSQGWDAEEVRVPYRFQKNADTMLKLSRRA; encoded by the coding sequence ATGAGTCAAGCCGAGGTAAAGCTGGATTTGAGCCGGATCGTGTTTATTGGAAGGACGTTCGAAGAGTATGTGAAGATGTTCGATCTGTCGGCGGAGCAGATGGCGGAGAAGCGGATATTGGATTGTCCGTCCGGGGCATGCTCCTTCACGGCTGTCGCCAGTCGGCAGGGGGTGGATGTGACGGCAGCCGATATCGCTTACTATTATGCGGCGGAAGAACTGGAACGCAAAGGACTGCAGGATATTGAGCATGCGATGGAGCATATGGAGAAGGCGCAGGCGAACTACATCTGGGACGAATATCAATCGGTAGCCGGATTGAAGCGGACTCGGATGCAGGCGCTGCGTGATTGCGCGGCAGACATGAAGCAGGCCCCGGAGCGCTATGTGCCGGCCGTGCTGCCCGAGCTGCCGTTCCCGGACGAGGCCTTCGACATCACCTTGTCGGCCCATTTCCTGTTCATGTATGCGGATCGGCTGGATTATGATTTTCATATGCGGACGATTCGCGAGCTGATGCGGGTGACGCGTGAAGAGATTCGCATTTTCCCGCTGGCGGACTTGTCGAACCGCAAGTATGAGCATGCCGGACCGCTGCTCGAGTATATTGACAGCCAAGGTTGGGACGCGGAAGAGGTGCGCGTTCCGTATCGCTTCCAGAAGAATGCGGATACGATGCTGAAGCTGTCCCGGAGAGCATAA
- a CDS encoding DMT family transporter, which yields MGKEDGTKPKVMYWLMLLVPLFWGGAFATAKHVITEIPPLVAATIRFGIAGLLLALVVTVRKEWRWSEIASRWKGLLFIGVVGIFGYNALFFTALKYTSATNGALIIAAMPAFTLLGSVLLRKEAWNPRAGLGMALSLVGVIAVIVNGSLSALLSLRLNYGDLLFVAALVCGVLYGLTGKSILQGVPALPANAVMMLSGSVLLAAGTLFEGGWERAAAMSAQSWAEMIYMIVGGTLIGYLIFNKGVELLGGNMASMYLNLTPIVATLMSVAVYGSTVTWEQAAGMAVVLAGVYLATSAPRRPGGKPSARQADMQ from the coding sequence ATGGGAAAAGAGGATGGGACGAAACCGAAAGTGATGTATTGGCTGATGCTGCTCGTACCTTTATTTTGGGGAGGCGCGTTCGCGACGGCCAAACATGTCATTACCGAAATTCCCCCGCTTGTCGCGGCGACAATCCGCTTCGGCATCGCCGGACTTCTCCTTGCGCTCGTCGTGACGGTGCGGAAGGAATGGCGTTGGTCCGAGATCGCAAGCCGCTGGAAGGGGCTGCTTTTTATCGGCGTGGTCGGCATATTCGGTTATAATGCGTTGTTCTTCACCGCGTTGAAATATACGTCTGCGACCAATGGAGCGCTCATCATTGCGGCGATGCCGGCCTTCACCCTGCTCGGTTCCGTTCTTCTGCGCAAGGAGGCGTGGAATCCGCGTGCCGGACTCGGTATGGCGCTGTCGCTCGTCGGTGTCATTGCCGTCATCGTGAACGGCTCCCTCTCGGCGCTCCTCTCGCTGCGCTTGAATTACGGGGATCTGCTGTTCGTGGCGGCCCTAGTGTGCGGGGTTCTGTATGGCCTGACAGGCAAATCGATCCTGCAAGGTGTTCCCGCATTGCCGGCAAATGCGGTCATGATGCTGTCGGGCTCCGTCCTGCTTGCGGCCGGGACGCTGTTCGAAGGAGGCTGGGAACGGGCAGCGGCGATGTCGGCCCAGAGCTGGGCGGAGATGATCTATATGATTGTCGGCGGGACGCTGATCGGATATCTTATTTTCAATAAAGGGGTAGAGTTGTTGGGCGGGAACATGGCCAGCATGTACTTGAACCTGACGCCGATCGTGGCGACGCTGATGTCCGTTGCCGTCTATGGCAGCACCGTTACCTGGGAGCAAGCCGCAGGGATGGCTGTCGTCCTGGCCGGGGTATACCTGGCCACCTCCGCTCCCCGCAGACCGGGCGGCAAGCCGTCTGCGAGGCAGGCGGATATGCAGTAA
- a CDS encoding ArsR/SmtB family transcription factor: MESSGCTNKELVLEKFRLATPIFQALGDENRQQIIMLLLEQGRLNVNQITERMELSRPAVSHHLKILRQAGLIGFDKQGNEKYYALSSREFLKQIKDLCLAIESDC; this comes from the coding sequence ATGGAATCTTCCGGATGTACGAACAAAGAGCTTGTATTGGAGAAGTTCCGTTTGGCGACGCCGATTTTTCAGGCGCTGGGGGACGAGAACCGCCAGCAGATCATTATGCTGCTGCTGGAACAGGGACGCTTGAATGTGAACCAGATTACAGAGAGAATGGAGCTGTCGCGGCCCGCCGTGTCCCATCATTTGAAAATATTGAGACAGGCCGGACTGATTGGGTTCGACAAGCAAGGAAATGAAAAATATTATGCGTTGAGCTCGAGGGAGTTCCTGAAGCAAATTAAAGATCTGTGCTTGGCGATCGAGTCGGATTGTTAA
- a CDS encoding putative RNA methyltransferase: MSIYGKKQMSIRLLTEYEAMLACPICSGPIQVMQAANTGSLRCSRGHCFDIAKQGYVNLLPHPPRAAYDKSMFEARRRVCASGFFEPLLERISGRISRELAFDAEPPLLLDAGCGEGSALARIVHQVHERTSAKLLGIGVDISKEAIRIAARESSRAIWCVADLAQCPFADRTFSFILNLLSPSNYAEFRRLLSDDGMVIKVIPGSAYLRELREVLYRQTDRQHYDNERTAALFGRHFHLIETELVQYRLPAGPAFLEDVIRMTPLSWGAPEERIRQALHMENAEITADFTILYGKNK, encoded by the coding sequence ATGTCTATCTATGGCAAAAAACAGATGAGTATCCGTCTCCTAACCGAATATGAAGCGATGCTGGCCTGCCCAATCTGCTCCGGCCCGATACAAGTGATGCAGGCGGCGAACACAGGCAGCTTGCGCTGTTCTCGCGGGCATTGCTTCGATATCGCCAAGCAGGGGTATGTGAACCTGCTTCCGCATCCTCCGCGCGCCGCTTACGACAAGTCGATGTTCGAAGCCCGCAGGAGAGTATGCGCCAGCGGTTTTTTTGAACCGCTGCTGGAACGGATCAGCGGCCGAATTTCCCGGGAGCTCGCCTTCGATGCAGAGCCGCCGCTTCTGTTGGATGCAGGCTGCGGGGAAGGCTCCGCTTTAGCCCGCATTGTACACCAAGTACACGAACGTACATCAGCCAAGCTGCTGGGCATAGGCGTCGACATTTCCAAGGAAGCCATCCGGATCGCGGCAAGAGAATCATCGCGGGCGATATGGTGCGTTGCGGATCTGGCCCAGTGCCCTTTCGCCGATCGGACCTTCAGCTTCATCCTGAACCTGTTGTCACCTTCGAACTATGCCGAGTTCCGCCGGCTGCTGTCCGATGACGGAATGGTCATTAAGGTTATTCCCGGAAGCGCCTATTTGCGCGAGCTCAGAGAGGTGCTGTATCGGCAGACGGATAGACAGCACTACGATAATGAGCGTACGGCAGCGCTCTTTGGCCGTCATTTTCATCTGATAGAGACCGAGTTGGTGCAGTATCGTCTCCCGGCTGGCCCCGCATTCCTGGAGGATGTGATCCGCATGACGCCCTTGTCCTGGGGCGCGCCGGAAGAGCGGATCCGTCAGGCGCTGCATATGGAGAACGCCGAGATTACCGCAGACTTCACGATCCTATACGGGAAGAACAAATAA
- a CDS encoding response regulator transcription factor produces MKKILLIEDEAPIARLLQAYLAREQYEVRWDAGEGDLEGLFLSWRPDLVLLDLTLPDQDGMEILKQLRQYGSCPVIIVTARGAVPDRLRGLQEGADDYIPKPFDPEEVAARVQAVLRRSTYMADHEAVRLGGLVIDFTSCAAYLNEQAVPLIPRDWNVLAFLARHPNQCFSREQLLDNIWGIDYEGGDRAVDTTIKRLRQCLKDWPESEGAIRTMRGMGYSLHVR; encoded by the coding sequence ATGAAAAAAATATTGCTGATCGAAGATGAAGCGCCCATCGCCCGCTTGCTGCAGGCGTATCTGGCGCGTGAACAATATGAAGTGCGCTGGGATGCGGGAGAGGGAGATCTGGAGGGACTTTTTTTGTCATGGAGGCCGGATCTGGTGCTTCTCGATTTAACCTTGCCCGATCAGGACGGGATGGAGATCCTGAAGCAGCTAAGGCAGTATGGCAGCTGCCCCGTCATTATTGTGACGGCGCGCGGCGCCGTGCCGGATCGGCTGCGGGGACTGCAGGAAGGGGCCGATGACTATATTCCGAAGCCGTTCGATCCGGAAGAGGTTGCCGCCCGCGTCCAAGCGGTTCTGCGGCGCTCCACCTATATGGCCGATCACGAGGCTGTACGGCTGGGAGGCCTGGTCATCGACTTCACCTCCTGTGCCGCTTACTTGAACGAGCAGGCGGTGCCGCTGATCCCGCGCGATTGGAATGTGCTCGCCTTCCTTGCCCGGCATCCCAATCAATGCTTCAGCCGTGAGCAGCTGCTGGACAACATATGGGGAATCGATTATGAAGGCGGCGATCGGGCGGTAGACACGACAATCAAACGGCTGCGGCAGTGCCTGAAGGATTGGCCGGAATCTGAAGGCGCTATTCGGACCATGCGGGGAATGGGGTATTCTCTCCATGTCCGCTAG